The following is a genomic window from Brucella pseudogrignonensis.
AATAGCCGGATCGTTGTTGAGGCAATCGATCAAAACGAGAAGTTCCTGCTCGGATGCATCTTCTGCCAAATCGTGCTGAACAGAAACGAAACCGCATTCTTTGGCTTTCTTTCCTTTAGAGGCAACATAGACCTGACTGGCTGGGTCTTCACCGACAATAACCACCGCGATGCCGGGGACAACGCCGGTCGCAGCCACGAGCTTTTCTGTCTCACGCTTCACCGTGGAAACCACGTCCTCGGCGAGCTTCTTGCCATCGATCAATTGGGCCATATTGAATGCTCCGATCTAAACAGACGATGCCTTGGGATACACCGTCTTTGTTCTAAAAACATGCCAATAAGCGTCATCACTGAAGATGACAATCTCTAAGCGGCAAGTTTCAGGATAAAGTCGCAAAATGTCGGAGTGTGAAGCCTATTTCATAGAGCAGCGCGACTGAAACGAACACCGCGTGATAACGCCGGTTTTCCGTGAATATTGCCACAAGGCTGGCCGCAATCAACAATGCGATACGAACGGGATATTCGAAGCCGTAGAGATAATAATGGTCCATACCCTTAAGCAAAGTATCAACAACATCAGCTATATAGAGTAGAGCCAAGATACCGAAGAACCATTTTCGCCGCGAGATGAAATAGTCACGATAGCCGGTATATTCTCCCATGCTGTCAGGAAACAGCAAAGTGCAGAGAAGGAAATAAAGCCCTGCATAGAAAAGTACGAAGAAGTAGATTTCAAAGGTCCAAAGATGGATCGTGCGGAGGTTAAATTCAAACCACCAGAAATGGATAACCGACAATAGAATAAAAGCCACCCATGCAATATGCACCGGATAGATATTCTGTTTTCCGGGATGCTGAATAAAGCGCGCGAGCCCAGTCAAAAGGCGTGAAACGCTAAGGCCAAGTATGATCCCGATGATGATGCGGACATGCGTGAAAGCTTCCGCGGGCGGCACGCCGGTTGTTAGCGACGGGTCCATTGTTTCCCTCCTGATACTTTATTAAAAGCATCTTGGCGCATAAATGTAAGTAATCAATAAACTACGCAAATTATAAAATCTGGTTGATTGCGATCCAATAGATTTTGCTAATCAAACTTGCGAAACAGAGCCTATGGCGGCTATACCGAAATGGCATTAGAGCGTGTTTCGAGCTGATTGATTCAGATCAGCGCTCTAAATAATTGTTTCAAAGCGTATCTTCTCCGAAAGGCGTTTTAAAGTTTTCGGTACACGCACTAATCCAATAAAGGCGGAACATTCTCATGCAAGATACAGTCATTCTCGTCGGTTGCGGCAATATGGGCTTCGCCATGCTCAAGGGTTGGCTCGACAGCGGCATATTACAAGCCGAGAATGTGCATGTGGTTGAGCCATCTGAAGCGCTGCAAACACGGGCAGCGCTTGCTGGCGTCAATGCCTGTTCAAGTGCGGATTCACTGCCCGATGACCTTAACCCACGCATGGTGTTGATTGCCGTCAAACCACAGGTTATGGGCGATGTGTTGCCTGTCTATAAGCGCTTTGCACCGAATGCGACCTTTGTCAGCGTCGCTGCAGGTATTCCAGTTTCGTTTTTTGAGCAGAATTTGGGTAGCGATGCAAAGATTATGCGCTGCATGCCAAACACGCCTGCTGCCATTGGCAAGGGAATGCTTGTTACCTACAAAAATGCCAATGTGAGTGACGACGATGCCGCTTTCGTAAAAAGCTTGCTCAAGACATCCGGCAAAGTCGCAAGCATTACTGACGAAGCGCAGATGGATGCTGTGACGGCGATTTCCGGTTCTGGTCCTGCTTATGTGTTCCACTTTATCGAAGCGCTCACCGATGCTGGCGTAACCGCTGGACTGCCGCGTGAAACGGCAGCGCTCCTTGCTATGCAGACTGTCATGGGCGCAGGAGCGCTGGCAGCGGCCAGCAGTGACAGCCCAACCAAGCTGCGGGAACAGGTTACAAGCCCGAACGGCACAACTGCAGCAGCACTCGAAGTTCTGATGGGCGAAGATCGTCTCAAGAATTTGGTGGCCGAAGCTGTCGATGCGGCACGCAAGCGTTCGGTTGAGCTGGGTAAAGCCTAAGTCAATATTTTCGGCACCGCTTCAATCAGCGCCTTTGTAACAGGTGCTTGCGGTGCCGCAATCAACTCTCCCGCGGGGCGACATTCAACAATTCGCCCGCGCTCCATCACAGCAATCCGATCGGCCATTTGTGCAGCAACCGCCAGATCATGCGTGATGAAGAGATAGGCCGTGCCTTCGGCCTTCTGTATTTCCTGCAACAGTTTTAGAATTGAGCCACGCACCGTCACATCGAGCGCCGACACCGCTTCATCCAGAACGATGAGCGATGGGCTTGTTGCAAAGGCCCGTGCAATTGCCACCCGCTGACGCTGGCCACCGGAAATCTCATGCACCCCGCGTTTGCAAAACGCGGGATCAAGGCCAACCTTTTGCAGAAGCTCAGAAATATCGCGCTTTATACCATGAATGCGCAGGGGTTCGCTGAGCAGATCATGCACCGTTGCGCGTGGATTGAATGCCGAAAGCGGGTCTTGAAACACCATCTGCATCCGAGCGCGGCGCTTTCTCAACGCGCTGCCTTTGAGCGCAAGCCAGTTCTCATTCTCGAACTGAATCGAACCCGATTGAAGTACATGCAGCCTTAGAAGTGCGCGTGCCAGTGTAGATTTACCGCTGCCGGAAGGCCCGACCAGCGCCAGCGTTTCACCTGCTGCAATCTCAAGATTTACATGATCCAGCGCAAGCTTCTCGCCATAACGCACGGTCAGATCAGTTGCCTGCAACAA
Proteins encoded in this region:
- a CDS encoding ABC transporter ATP-binding protein gives rise to the protein MDRVLLQATDLTVRYGEKLALDHVNLEIAAGETLALVGPSGSGKSTLARALLRLHVLQSGSIQFENENWLALKGSALRKRRARMQMVFQDPLSAFNPRATVHDLLSEPLRIHGIKRDISELLQKVGLDPAFCKRGVHEISGGQRQRVAIARAFATSPSLIVLDEAVSALDVTVRGSILKLLQEIQKAEGTAYLFITHDLAVAAQMADRIAVMERGRIVECRPAGELIAAPQAPVTKALIEAVPKILT
- the proC gene encoding pyrroline-5-carboxylate reductase; translation: MQDTVILVGCGNMGFAMLKGWLDSGILQAENVHVVEPSEALQTRAALAGVNACSSADSLPDDLNPRMVLIAVKPQVMGDVLPVYKRFAPNATFVSVAAGIPVSFFEQNLGSDAKIMRCMPNTPAAIGKGMLVTYKNANVSDDDAAFVKSLLKTSGKVASITDEAQMDAVTAISGSGPAYVFHFIEALTDAGVTAGLPRETAALLAMQTVMGAGALAAASSDSPTKLREQVTSPNGTTAAALEVLMGEDRLKNLVAEAVDAARKRSVELGKA